The following are from one region of the Cetobacterium somerae genome:
- a CDS encoding ABC transporter ATP-binding protein, giving the protein MEKLLNIKNLSINYEANDEKVMAVTDLEIELGEGETLGLVGETGAGKTTTALGIMRLVPNPPGKIISGEINFQGRNLLTISEEDMRAIRGRQISMIFQDPMTSLNPVLTVGDQIAEVIQIHEKLSTKDAMEKASEMLELVGIPGNRLNDYPHQFSGGMKQRVVIAIALACNPKLLIADEPTTALDVTIQAQVLDLMNDLKEKLKTSMLLITHDLGVVAQVCDKVAIMYAGEIIESGTLYDIFEKPKHPYTHGLFDSIPSLDEDVTRLKPIKGLMPDPTDLPSGCRFHPRCPYAQEECSKRNPRTTIENGHKVKCLAYEGVINVPELQEGRNGR; this is encoded by the coding sequence ATGGAAAAATTATTAAATATAAAAAATTTATCTATAAATTATGAAGCAAATGATGAAAAGGTTATGGCAGTAACAGATTTAGAAATAGAGTTAGGAGAGGGAGAAACACTAGGACTAGTAGGAGAAACTGGTGCTGGGAAAACAACTACGGCATTAGGAATAATGAGATTAGTTCCAAATCCACCTGGAAAAATTATATCTGGTGAGATTAATTTCCAAGGAAGAAATTTGTTAACTATTTCAGAAGAAGATATGAGAGCTATAAGAGGAAGACAGATAAGTATGATTTTCCAAGATCCAATGACATCTTTAAATCCAGTATTGACTGTAGGAGATCAAATTGCAGAAGTAATACAAATTCATGAAAAATTATCAACGAAGGATGCAATGGAAAAAGCAAGCGAAATGTTAGAATTAGTTGGAATTCCAGGAAATAGATTAAATGATTATCCACATCAATTTTCAGGTGGAATGAAGCAAAGAGTTGTAATAGCGATAGCCTTAGCGTGTAATCCTAAATTATTGATTGCAGATGAACCTACAACAGCTTTAGATGTAACAATACAAGCTCAAGTTTTAGATTTAATGAATGATTTAAAAGAAAAATTAAAAACATCAATGTTGTTAATAACTCATGATTTGGGAGTAGTTGCACAAGTATGTGATAAAGTAGCAATAATGTATGCAGGAGAAATTATTGAATCAGGAACACTATATGATATATTTGAAAAACCGAAACACCCGTATACACATGGATTATTTGATTCAATACCTAGTTTAGATGAGGATGTAACTAGATTAAAACCTATAAAAGGATTGATGCCAGATCCTACAGATTTACCATCTGGATGTAGATTCCATCCTAGATGTCCATATGCACAAGAGGAATGTTCAAAAAGAAATCCAAGAACAACT
- the nikC gene encoding nickel transporter permease: MKNENVGKKRSQWAELWKNLKRNKMALLGLVIIVIIVLLAIFADQIANYDQVVIKQNLRMRLKPPSAQHWLGTDEFGRDIFARLVHGARVSLKVGILAVGIAIAIGGFLGAVAGYYGGKLDNIIMRIMDIFLAVPSILLAIAIVSALGPNLLNLMIAVSISSIPRYARIVRASVLSIRDQEFIEAARAIGANDARIICRHIIPNSLAPVIVQGTLGVAGAILSTAGLSFIGLGIQPPAPEWGSMLSGGRQYLRYAWWVTTFPGVSIMITILSLNLLGDGLRDALDPRLKQ, from the coding sequence ATAAAAAATGAAAATGTGGGGAAAAAAAGAAGCCAATGGGCAGAATTATGGAAAAATTTAAAAAGAAATAAGATGGCCCTATTAGGTTTAGTAATAATAGTGATAATAGTATTGCTTGCAATATTTGCAGATCAAATTGCAAATTACGATCAAGTTGTAATTAAACAAAATTTAAGAATGAGATTAAAACCACCTTCAGCACAACATTGGCTAGGAACTGATGAGTTTGGAAGAGATATATTTGCTAGATTAGTTCACGGTGCTAGAGTATCTTTAAAAGTTGGTATATTAGCAGTAGGTATAGCCATAGCTATTGGTGGATTTTTAGGAGCTGTAGCAGGATATTATGGTGGGAAACTAGATAATATAATTATGAGAATAATGGATATATTTTTAGCTGTACCAAGCATACTTCTAGCAATAGCTATAGTATCAGCATTAGGTCCAAATCTTTTAAATTTAATGATTGCAGTAAGTATATCATCTATTCCAAGATATGCTAGAATAGTAAGAGCTTCAGTATTATCAATAAGAGATCAAGAGTTTATTGAAGCGGCAAGAGCAATAGGAGCAAATGATGCAAGAATAATATGCAGACATATTATTCCAAATTCACTAGCACCAGTAATTGTACAAGGAACATTAGGTGTTGCAGGTGCTATATTATCAACTGCAGGACTAAGTTTTATTGGATTAGGAATTCAACCCCCTGCTCCTGAATGGGGATCAATGTTATCTGGAGGGAGACAATATCTTAGATATGCGTGGTGGGTAACAACATTCCCAGGTGTATCAATAATGATAACAATATTATCTTTAAATCTTTTAGGGGATGGTCTAAGAGATGCATTAGATCCAAGATTAAAACAATAA
- the nikB gene encoding nickel ABC transporter permease yields the protein MYKYIVKRILLLIPVLLGVSFLVFTIMSFTPGDPAQLILGESAPKEAVAQLRLEMGLNDPFIVQYLRFVKNAVVGNFGQSYTTGREVFGEIFSRFPNTLILAVLGIIIAVCIGIPLGIISATKQYTLIDSVSMIGALLGVSMPVFWLGLMLILTFSVNLRWLPSGGFDGLKSLILPSITLGVGSAAIITRMTRSSMLEVIRQDYIRTARAKGVAEKVVINKHALKNALIPVITVVGLQFGGLLGGAVLTESVYSWPGVGRMMVDAIRQKDTPTVLASVIFLAVTFSVVNLAVDILYAYVDPRIKSQYK from the coding sequence ATGTACAAATATATAGTAAAAAGAATACTATTGTTAATACCTGTATTACTAGGAGTTTCATTCTTAGTGTTTACAATAATGTCATTTACACCAGGAGATCCAGCTCAGCTTATCCTAGGAGAAAGTGCTCCTAAAGAAGCCGTAGCACAATTAAGATTAGAAATGGGATTAAATGACCCTTTTATTGTTCAATATTTAAGATTTGTAAAAAATGCAGTAGTAGGAAATTTTGGACAATCTTATACGACAGGAAGAGAAGTGTTTGGAGAGATTTTTTCAAGATTTCCGAATACATTAATATTAGCAGTTTTAGGAATAATTATAGCTGTTTGCATTGGAATCCCACTAGGGATTATATCGGCAACGAAACAATATACATTAATTGACAGTGTTAGTATGATTGGAGCTTTGCTAGGAGTATCAATGCCTGTTTTTTGGCTTGGATTAATGTTAATTTTGACGTTCTCAGTTAATTTAAGATGGTTACCTTCTGGAGGATTTGATGGATTAAAAAGTTTGATACTTCCATCAATAACTTTAGGAGTGGGATCAGCAGCCATAATTACTCGTATGACTCGTTCTTCTATGTTGGAAGTTATAAGACAGGATTACATAAGAACGGCGAGAGCTAAAGGGGTAGCAGAAAAAGTTGTTATAAATAAACATGCTTTAAAAAATGCGCTAATTCCAGTTATAACAGTAGTAGGGTTACAATTTGGAGGGCTTTTAGGTGGAGCTGTTTTAACAGAGTCAGTTTATTCGTGGCCAGGTGTAGGAAGAATGATGGTAGATGCCATTAGACAAAAAGACACGCCAACGGTTTTGGCATCAGTAATATTCTTGGCAGTAACATTTAGTGTTGTAAATCTAGCAGTAGATATATTATACGCTTATGTAGATCCAAGAATAAAATCGCAATACAAATAA
- a CDS encoding glutathione ABC transporter substrate-binding protein gives MKKKILLLSTLAIFLGLNLEARADKNTLVIANGADAKTLDIHATNDAPSAKVSGQIYDTLVKQDTNMNIVPGLAESWTQVDDKTTEFKLRKGVKFHNGKELTANDVKFSLDRMKASPQVSHIIKAVDSVEVVDDYTVRIKTTTPFGPLLSHLSHNASGILNKEAVEKAGGAYGQHPVGTGPYKFVNWQAGDRITLEVNPDYYLGKAPTDKVIFRSIVEGTNRTIGLETGEVDIAFDIDPVDKNMVKDNDRLELIEEPSLSTTYLGFNMQKDSLKDKKVRQAIAYALNTQDIADAVYQGSAQTANSSIGPKVFGYNPNAKSYEYNPEKAKELLKEAGYDKGLKLKLWINDNPIRRDIAVIAQDQLKQVGIDVTIETLEWGAFLDGTARGDHDLYILGWVSVTGDADYGLDPLFNSANKGGAGNRSFYSNPKVDELLVKGRSSVNPEERKTYYYEIQDIVQEEVPVLTLVYPTQNVGEQKTVQGFKMHPAGHHKVYGTYKTK, from the coding sequence ATGAAGAAAAAAATACTTTTATTAAGTACTTTAGCAATTTTTTTAGGATTAAATTTAGAGGCGAGAGCTGACAAAAATACCCTAGTTATAGCTAATGGAGCAGATGCTAAAACATTAGATATACATGCAACAAACGATGCACCATCAGCAAAAGTATCAGGACAAATTTATGATACTTTAGTAAAACAAGATACTAATATGAATATAGTTCCAGGTTTAGCTGAAAGTTGGACTCAAGTTGATGATAAAACAACAGAGTTTAAATTAAGAAAAGGTGTAAAATTTCATAATGGAAAAGAGTTAACAGCAAATGATGTTAAATTTTCTTTAGATAGAATGAAAGCGTCACCTCAAGTGTCGCATATAATAAAGGCAGTTGATTCTGTGGAAGTTGTAGATGATTATACTGTAAGAATTAAAACAACAACTCCTTTTGGTCCGTTACTAAGTCATCTATCACATAATGCTTCAGGAATTTTAAATAAAGAAGCTGTAGAGAAAGCTGGTGGAGCTTATGGACAACATCCAGTGGGAACAGGACCATATAAGTTTGTCAATTGGCAAGCAGGAGATAGAATAACATTAGAGGTTAATCCAGATTATTATTTAGGAAAAGCTCCAACAGATAAGGTTATCTTTAGAAGTATTGTTGAGGGGACAAATAGAACAATAGGATTAGAAACAGGTGAAGTAGATATAGCTTTTGATATTGATCCGGTAGATAAAAATATGGTTAAAGATAATGATAGATTAGAATTAATTGAAGAGCCGTCTTTATCAACAACATATTTAGGATTTAATATGCAGAAAGATTCTTTAAAAGATAAAAAAGTAAGACAAGCAATAGCATATGCTTTAAATACTCAAGATATAGCAGATGCAGTGTATCAAGGATCAGCTCAAACTGCTAATTCATCAATAGGACCAAAAGTTTTTGGTTATAATCCTAATGCAAAATCATATGAATACAATCCAGAGAAAGCAAAAGAATTATTAAAAGAAGCTGGATATGATAAAGGGTTAAAATTAAAATTATGGATAAATGATAATCCAATTAGAAGAGATATAGCTGTTATTGCCCAAGATCAATTAAAGCAAGTTGGAATTGATGTAACAATTGAAACTCTTGAGTGGGGAGCATTTTTAGACGGGACAGCAAGAGGAGATCATGATTTATATATACTAGGATGGGTTTCTGTAACAGGAGATGCTGACTACGGATTAGATCCACTATTTAACTCAGCAAACAAAGGTGGAGCTGGTAATAGATCGTTCTATTCAAATCCAAAAGTTGACGAATTATTAGTAAAAGGAAGAAGTAGTGTTAATCCAGAAGAGAGAAAAACTTACTACTATGAAATTCAAGATATAGTACAAGAGGAAGTTCCAGTATTAACATTAGTTTATCCAACACAAAATGTAGGAGAGCAAAAAACTGTCCAAGGATTTAAAATGCATCCTGCAGGACACCATAAAGTTTATGGAACTTATAAGACAAAATAA
- a CDS encoding DUF2147 domain-containing protein: MKKFFLLITLIFSTLAFSKEDDIQGKWITEKAKNGNQIIVEFQKINNKYYGEIIQLTIPIYEKGHNLEGKTKIDLANPDEKLKTRPLVGIHFVSDFTYNPEKDRFENGFIYNPENGKTYYCSISFKDTNTIIVKGSLDKSGFIGSKQIWSKIK, encoded by the coding sequence ATGAAGAAATTTTTTTTGTTAATTACACTTATTTTTAGTACATTAGCTTTCTCAAAAGAAGATGATATTCAAGGAAAGTGGATTACTGAAAAAGCTAAAAATGGAAATCAAATTATAGTTGAATTTCAAAAAATAAATAATAAATACTATGGTGAGATTATTCAGCTAACTATCCCAATTTATGAGAAAGGTCATAACCTAGAAGGAAAAACTAAAATAGATTTAGCAAATCCCGATGAAAAACTAAAAACAAGACCATTAGTTGGTATACATTTCGTTAGTGATTTCACATACAATCCTGAAAAAGATCGTTTTGAAAATGGATTTATTTACAATCCTGAAAATGGAAAAACTTACTACTGTTCAATTTCTTTTAAAGATACAAATACCATTATAGTAAAAGGAAGTCTTGATAAATCAGGCTTTATAGGATCTAAACAAATATGGTCAAAAATTAAATAA
- the adhE gene encoding bifunctional acetaldehyde-CoA/alcohol dehydrogenase has protein sequence MTLINTIEKVRLAQKEYSKFTQEQVDEIFREASLAANNARIKLAKMAVEETGMGIVEDKVIKNHFASEYIYNSYKDTKTCGTIEVDAAYGVEKIAEPIGVIAGIVPTTNPTSTAIFKALLALKTRNGIIFSPHPRAKNATIEAAKIVLEAAVKAGAPKDIIGWIAEPSVQASNDLMKMADLILATGGPGMVKAAYSSGTPAIGVGAGNTPVIIDETAHIKMAVNSILLSKTFDNGVICASEQAVIIPTSIYDKVKEEFTARNAYILKGDEVDKVRKTIVIDGHLNGDIVGQSAYKIAQMAGVTVPENTKVIIGEVESVELEEAFSHEKLSPVLAMYKAKNFEDALKKADRLIELGGMGHTSVLYADELVAKDKIDLFGKTMKTGRTLINMPAAQGAIGDVFNFKLAPSLTLGCGSWGGNAVSENVGVKHLINIKTVAKRRENMLWFRIPERVYFKFGSLPVALEELKGKKKAVIVTDQQLASLGYTDHITTVLENIGVDFRVFSDVQADPTLSVVEKGAELMRNYNPDVIIALGGGSAMDAAKIMWVMYEHPKVNFKDLAMTFMDIRKRIVKFPKMGEKAEFWAVATSAGTGSEVTPFAVITDDTTGVKYPLADYEITPNVAVVDPQLMLSMPAGLTAASGIDVVTHAIEAYVSIMASEFTNPLALEATRLTFKYLPESVKGGALAVKAKEKMANASCMAGMAFSNAFLGICHSMAHKLGAAFHLPHGVANALLLDEVIRFNATDRPFKMAGFAQYKYPHAKECYAKLADYLGFTKGNETPEEKAKILRKKISELKTEIGIKSTIAEYGISEQEFLSKLDQMVEDAFDDQCTGANPRYPLMSDLKEMYLRAYYGPEKYLAMQKKSEEKSEKKAK, from the coding sequence ATGACACTAATAAATACAATAGAAAAAGTAAGATTAGCACAAAAAGAATATTCTAAATTTACTCAAGAACAAGTAGATGAAATTTTTAGAGAAGCTTCATTAGCTGCAAATAATGCTAGAATAAAATTAGCTAAAATGGCAGTTGAAGAAACTGGAATGGGAATTGTTGAAGATAAAGTTATAAAAAATCACTTTGCTTCAGAATATATATATAACTCATACAAGGATACAAAAACTTGTGGAACAATAGAAGTTGACGCAGCTTATGGAGTTGAAAAAATAGCTGAACCAATTGGAGTTATAGCTGGAATAGTTCCAACTACTAACCCAACATCAACAGCAATATTTAAAGCATTATTAGCTTTAAAAACAAGAAATGGAATTATTTTTTCTCCACACCCAAGAGCAAAAAATGCAACAATAGAGGCAGCTAAAATAGTTTTAGAAGCAGCAGTAAAAGCTGGAGCTCCAAAAGATATAATTGGATGGATTGCTGAGCCATCAGTTCAAGCATCTAATGATCTTATGAAAATGGCAGATTTAATATTAGCAACTGGAGGACCAGGAATGGTTAAGGCTGCTTATTCATCAGGAACACCTGCAATTGGAGTAGGAGCTGGAAATACACCAGTAATAATAGATGAAACAGCACACATAAAAATGGCAGTAAACTCAATTTTATTATCAAAAACTTTTGATAACGGAGTTATCTGTGCTTCTGAGCAAGCAGTAATAATTCCAACTTCAATTTACGATAAAGTAAAAGAAGAGTTTACAGCAAGAAATGCCTATATATTAAAAGGCGACGAAGTAGATAAAGTAAGAAAAACAATAGTAATAGATGGACATTTAAATGGAGATATTGTAGGACAATCTGCTTACAAAATAGCTCAAATGGCTGGAGTAACTGTTCCTGAAAATACAAAAGTTATTATAGGAGAAGTTGAGTCAGTTGAATTAGAAGAAGCGTTTTCACATGAGAAATTATCACCAGTATTAGCTATGTATAAAGCTAAGAATTTTGAAGATGCTTTAAAGAAAGCTGATAGATTAATAGAGCTTGGTGGAATGGGACATACATCAGTTTTATATGCAGATGAATTAGTTGCAAAAGATAAAATTGATTTATTTGGAAAAACAATGAAAACAGGAAGAACATTAATTAATATGCCAGCAGCTCAAGGAGCTATAGGAGATGTATTTAACTTTAAACTAGCACCATCGTTAACACTTGGATGTGGATCATGGGGAGGAAACGCTGTCTCTGAAAACGTTGGAGTTAAGCACTTAATAAACATAAAGACAGTTGCTAAAAGGAGAGAAAATATGCTATGGTTTAGAATTCCTGAAAGAGTATACTTCAAATTCGGTTCTCTTCCAGTGGCTTTAGAAGAATTAAAAGGAAAGAAAAAAGCTGTAATTGTAACAGATCAACAATTAGCTTCTTTAGGATATACAGATCATATAACAACAGTTTTAGAAAATATCGGAGTAGATTTTAGAGTATTCTCAGATGTACAAGCGGATCCAACTTTAAGTGTAGTTGAAAAAGGTGCAGAATTAATGAGAAACTATAACCCAGATGTAATCATAGCTTTAGGTGGAGGTTCAGCAATGGACGCGGCTAAAATTATGTGGGTTATGTATGAGCATCCAAAAGTAAACTTTAAAGATTTAGCTATGACATTTATGGATATTAGAAAAAGAATAGTTAAATTCCCTAAAATGGGAGAAAAGGCAGAGTTCTGGGCAGTTGCAACTTCAGCAGGAACAGGATCAGAAGTAACTCCATTTGCGGTTATAACAGATGATACGACAGGAGTAAAATATCCGTTAGCTGACTACGAAATTACACCTAATGTAGCAGTAGTAGATCCACAATTGATGTTATCAATGCCAGCTGGTTTAACAGCAGCATCAGGAATAGATGTAGTAACTCACGCTATTGAGGCATATGTATCAATAATGGCATCTGAATTTACTAATCCATTAGCATTAGAAGCGACTAGATTAACATTTAAATATCTTCCTGAATCAGTTAAAGGAGGAGCGTTAGCAGTAAAGGCTAAAGAAAAGATGGCAAATGCATCTTGTATGGCTGGAATGGCATTCTCAAATGCATTCCTAGGAATATGTCACTCAATGGCTCATAAGTTAGGAGCAGCATTCCACTTACCACATGGAGTAGCAAATGCATTATTACTTGATGAAGTAATTAGATTTAATGCGACAGATAGACCGTTTAAAATGGCAGGATTTGCACAATATAAATATCCACATGCAAAAGAGTGTTATGCAAAATTAGCTGATTACTTAGGATTTACAAAAGGAAATGAAACTCCAGAAGAGAAAGCTAAAATATTAAGAAAGAAAATATCAGAATTAAAAACTGAAATTGGAATAAAATCAACAATAGCAGAATATGGAATTTCAGAGCAGGAGTTCTTATCTAAATTGGATCAAATGGTTGAAGATGCTTTTGATGACCAATGTACTGGAGCAAACCCAAGATATCCATTAATGAGTGATTTAAAAGAGATGTACTTAAGAGCTTATTATGGTCCAGAAAAATACTTAGCTATGCAAAAGAAAAGCGAAGAAAAATCAGAGAAAAAAGCAAAATAA
- a CDS encoding ATP-dependent helicase has translation MKENYLKNISLKNLDLSDNFKNFLINNLNFDQLIAVINFNGHFLVIAGAGSGKTRTIIYRALLLIELKIPSKNILILTFTRKAINEIKIRISSFLPNSNIYIETFHSLAYKYLKKYSQNKCFKILTTDDALVLAKKTLLYDNILKIFSKDILIKIISLTSSSILKEYYFKKLDEKSKTLIINFLNNFELLKKTENFYSFNDLLIQFYKLLSLNLITTDFQYIMVDEYQDTDNLQVHILKLLAKNSNLMVVGDDYQSIYGFKGTSMENILNFSNEFPNVKTIILKENYRSTNPILHLSNEFSKKLKYCFRKSLITKDSSLKKPNLNIFKNHFNEISFIFDKIKYILELNPTATIGILFRNFIYMEEFIKFFESSNIKFNIASNPFLENIFKHKFHNTNITLSFLTIHSSKGLEWDYVFIPLLLEGIIPSSIGDALNLEEEKRLFYVALTRAKKELFLSYPLSFYSDFGLFKTPSQFIENIDSSFFNIKRG, from the coding sequence ATGAAAGAAAACTATTTAAAAAATATATCTTTAAAAAATTTAGATTTATCTGATAATTTCAAAAATTTTTTAATCAATAATTTAAATTTTGATCAATTAATAGCCGTAATAAATTTTAATGGCCATTTTTTAGTTATAGCAGGAGCAGGTTCTGGAAAGACAAGAACCATTATATATAGAGCTCTTCTTTTAATTGAACTTAAAATACCTTCTAAAAACATTTTAATTCTAACTTTTACTAGAAAAGCTATTAATGAAATAAAAATAAGAATCAGTTCTTTTTTACCTAATTCAAATATTTATATTGAAACTTTTCATTCTTTAGCATATAAATATTTAAAAAAATATAGTCAAAATAAATGTTTTAAAATTCTTACTACAGATGATGCTTTAGTTTTAGCTAAAAAAACTCTTCTTTATGACAATATTTTAAAAATTTTTTCTAAAGATATTTTAATAAAAATTATCTCTTTAACCTCTTCCTCTATTTTAAAAGAATATTATTTTAAAAAACTAGATGAAAAATCTAAAACTTTAATTATAAATTTTTTAAATAATTTTGAATTATTAAAAAAAACAGAAAATTTCTATTCTTTTAATGATCTACTTATTCAATTTTATAAACTATTAAGCCTAAATTTAATTACTACCGATTTTCAATATATTATGGTTGACGAATATCAAGATACTGATAATTTACAAGTTCATATTTTAAAATTACTAGCTAAAAATTCTAATCTCATGGTTGTTGGGGATGACTATCAAAGTATTTATGGTTTTAAAGGAACTTCCATGGAAAATATTCTAAATTTTTCTAATGAATTTCCCAATGTTAAAACTATTATTTTAAAAGAAAACTATCGAAGTACCAATCCTATTTTACATTTATCTAATGAATTTTCTAAAAAATTAAAATATTGTTTTAGAAAATCACTTATAACTAAAGATAGCTCTTTAAAAAAACCTAATCTAAATATTTTTAAAAATCATTTTAATGAAATTTCATTTATTTTTGATAAAATCAAATATATCTTAGAGTTGAATCCAACTGCTACGATTGGAATTCTTTTTAGAAACTTTATTTACATGGAAGAGTTTATCAAATTCTTTGAATCTTCTAATATTAAATTTAATATTGCTTCTAATCCGTTTTTAGAAAATATTTTTAAACATAAATTTCATAATACAAATATAACTCTCTCATTTTTAACCATACATAGCTCTAAAGGATTAGAATGGGATTATGTATTTATTCCTCTTCTTTTAGAAGGTATCATTCCAAGCTCAATAGGTGATGCTCTTAATCTAGAGGAAGAAAAAAGACTTTTTTATGTAGCTTTAACTCGAGCTAAAAAAGAACTCTTTTTGTCTTATCCTTTATCTTTTTATAGTGACTTTGGATTATTTAAAACTCCATCTCAATTTATAGAAAATATTGATTCTAGCTTTTTTAATATAAAAAGAGGATAG